The sequence AGCTACATGTCGTATAGCATTGTATTGTATGAGAACTACAAGTCATATAGCTATATTTATCAGTTATGAGTTAGCTAATTTTGTTTCTGGGAAAGTTAGTTAGTTATTACTTTCCTTTCTCTCgttgtatatatatagaagttGTAACTATACTTGAATCAATgaattcatttttcatttttcttccaattctgttttctaatatggtattagagcagtTTTTGGCTTCCGCTTAAGTTTCTCAAAATTCCCAATTCTTCTCCCCAAAAGTTAGGGTTTTCTTCTTCAGAGTCTTGAAGCTTTATCAATGGCTTCCTCTGGTCAAGCTTCTACAAGCATCACCATTGATGAATCGCATCCTTTCTTTCTCCATCACACTGAGAGTCCTGGTGCGATATTAGTTTCACAACCATTTATTGGAGGTGAGAACTATCCTACGTGGGCACGATCTATGGAGAGAGCTCTCAGGATCAAGAGCAAGTTTTGGTTGATTGATGGATCAGTTTCTCTAACTTCAGCCATGGAGAAAGTTCCTCTCTTGTTTCAAAGCTAGGCACGATGCAATGATATTGTGGTTTCTTGGATCATCAATTGTGTTTCTCCCAGGATTACCACAAGTATGGTGTATCGTAAAACTGCTAAGGAAGTTTGGAATAAGCTTCAGAGCATATTTTCCCAGGGTAATGGACCTAGGGTTTATCAATTGTAGAAGGATCTAGCAAGTTCTTCTCAAGGTGAGCTGTCTTTGACTGAGTATTTCACCAATCTTTCAATTATGTGAGATGAATTACAGAATTATGAAACACTTCCTACCTATTCTTTTGAGAAGTGTGTGTGTAATATGAATGAGAAGATCTCTAATATTCATCACAGAGAAGCTGTTGTGCAATTTTTGATGGGTCTTAATGATTCTTTCTCTCACATTCGGGGGCAAATTTTGTTGATGGATCCTATTCCATCTGTTGAGAAATTGTTCTCTTTGCTGATTCAAGATGAGAAGCAAAGATCAGTTGGGCAAGGCAGCAACAATGGTCCTTTTGTGGAGTCTAATGCTCTTGCAGCTAAGGGTATTAGCATTGGTTCCAAGAACAACAAGGGTAAAGGCAAGGAAAGGCCCATCTGTAGTCATTGTGGTTTGCAAGGTCATACTGTGGAGAAGTGTTACAAACTCCACGGATATCCTCCTAGTTACAAAGCCAAAGGCAAAGCTTCTTTGGCTAATCAAGTGTCTGCTCACCTTGATTCTCAAGATTCATTCCTTCATGCACAACCACAGACTCAATTTCCTTTCACTtcagatcaatatcaaaagatTCTTGCTATGATTGGAGCTTCACCTCAAGAGTCTCAGAATTCAGTTGCTATGGCTAACAATGTTTCTTTTGCTTCTCAAGCCACCACACCTCTATCAGGTATTGACATTTTGCCTCATGATGTGTTTGGTTCCAagcattcaattttttttgctaaggtCATAAATAGGATAGCTTTTGAGAGTCATGTTTGGGTCATTTACATTGGAGCTTCAGACCATATAGTTTGTTCAGTTTCCATGTTGACCTCAATCACTTCTATCTCTCATTGTGTTGTTAAATTGCCAAATGGTGAGTCTGCTACTATCACACATGTTGGTACAAT is a genomic window of Quercus lobata isolate SW786 chromosome 2, ValleyOak3.0 Primary Assembly, whole genome shotgun sequence containing:
- the LOC115968456 gene encoding uncharacterized protein LOC115968456, which codes for MASSGQASTSITIDESHPFFLHHTESPGAILVSQPFIGGENYPTWARSMERALRIKSKFWITTSMVYRKTAKEVWNKLQSIFSQGNGPRNYETLPTYSFEKCVCNMNEKISNIHHREAVVQFLMGLNDSFSHIRGQILLMDPIPSVEKLFSLLIQDEKQRSVGQGSNNGPFVESNALAAKGISIGSKNNKGKGKERPICSHCGLQGHTVEKCYKLHGYPPSYKAKGKASLANQVSAHLDSQDSFLHAQPQTQFPFTSDQYQKILAMIGASPQESQNSVAMANNVSFASQATTPLSGIDILPHDVFGSKHSIFFAKVINRIAFESHVWVIYIGASDHIVCSVSMLTSITSISHCVVKLPNGESATITHVGTIQLSA